The genomic window GCGTTGAGGAGAACCCTAGCTCAACGGCCTCATCGGAGCACCGCCGTCCGGCCATTCCACTCGACGGTGCTTCGCCGGAATGCTGCTCCAGTTCCCCGCCCGGTCCCGCTCTCACGGCTCACCGACAGCTTCCTTGATGGCACGAGCAGCGTGTACCTCGAGGAACTCCAGCGAGCATGGGAGGCTGATCCTAATAGCGTCGATGAGTCCTGGGACAACTTCTTCCGCAACTTTGTCGGCCAGGCGGCCACCTCCCCCGGCATCTCCGGTCAGACCATTCAGGAAAGCAtgcgtcttcttcttctcgtcCGTGCTTACCAGGTGAATGGCCATATGAAAGCTAAGCTAGATCCGTTAGGGTTAGAGCAGCGTGAGATCCCTGATGATCTTGATCTTGCCTCTTATGGCTTCACTGAGGCTGATCTCGATCGAGAGTTCTTTCTCGGAGTGTGGAGGATGTCTGGGTTCTTGTCGGAGAACCGTCCTGTTCAAACCCTAAGGGAGATTCTCACCAGGCTCGAGCAGGCCTATTGTGGGAGCATTGGATATGAGTATATGCACATCCCTGATCGGGACAAGTGCAATTGGTTGAGAGACAAGATTGAGACAGTGAAGCCAAGGTCATATAGTTTGGATCGCCGTGAAGTTATCCTTGATAGGCTTATTTGGAGCACCCAGTTTGAGAATTTCCTTGCCACCAAGTGGACTGCAGCAAAAAGATTCGGTCTTGAAGGTGCTGAGACATTGATCCCTGGGAATGAAGGAGATGTTTGATCGAGCAGCTGATCTTGGTGTGGAGACCATTGTCATTGGAATGTCTCATCGAGGGAGGTTGAATGTTTTGGGCAATGTTGTTAGGAAGCCATTGAGGCAGATTTTCAGTGAGTTTAGTGGTGGTACCAAGCCTGTGGATGAGGTTGGATTGTATACTGGAACAGGGGATGTGAAGTACCATTTGGGCACTTCTTATGATAGACCCACTAGAGGTGGGAATAGAATTCATTTGTCTCTTGTTGCAAATCCGAGCCATTTGGAAGCTGTTGATCCTGTTGTGGTTGGAAAGACCCGTGCGAAACAGTTTCTATTCTAATGACACTGAGAGGACAAGAAACGTTGGAGTGTTGATTCATGGAGATGGGAGCTTTGCAGGGCAGGGAGTTGTTTATGAGACACTGCATCTTAGTGCCCTTCCCAATTATACTACTGGTGGAACGATTCATATGGTGGTCAACAATCAGGTTGCATTCTACAACTGATCCAAGGGCTGGGAGGTCTTCACAGTATTGTACTGATGTTGCCAAAGCCCTAAATGCTCCAATTTTCCATGTGAATGGTGATGATGTGGAGGCGGTGGTTCATGTCTGTGAGCTTGCTGCTGAGTGGCGCCAAACTTTCCATTCTGATGTCGTTGTTGACATTGTCTGTTATCGTCGATTTGGTcacaatgagattgatgagccCTCTTTCACTCAGCCTAAAATGTACCAGGTGAGTTCTCACTTCTCATGTTTATTCTAGCACTCCaatgaacaattttttttttctgtatgaATGTGGAGCATATGCATACTTGTTTGCATAGTTAGATTCTACACTTCACATGTATATGTTGATATTTGGCATTCTATGCTGCACAAAAGCATAAGATTGGCCCGTTTTTATTCAGTCTTTTGTAATCCATCTCAATTTCAAAGCATTACAGACCCTTTGCTCAATAGAGAAGGGGCATGAACTATACACAGTGACGAAGCTTCCCTTCGTCTGGGATAAATTCAGTACTgggaaagtatatatatatatatatatatattagaaattatTGTTCTAGTTCCATAGTGGTTTTGAGTTTTATCTTAGTTATCATGGGATTGTTATCAGCATGATTATCCACCAGTCTGACTCCTCCTGTTTTGAATAGATAATTAGAAACCACCCAAAGAGCACTTGATATTTACCAAGAAAAACTCCTAGAGTCAGGACAGATTTCTAAAGAAGACATTGAGCGGATTAACAAAAAGGTTGATACTATCCTGAATGAAGAGTTCATTAACAGCAAAGATTATGTGCCCAGAAGAAGAGACTGGCTTTCAGCATATTGGGCTGGTTTCAAATCACCTGAACAGATATCTCGTATTAGAAATACTGGGTATACTGACTGACTTCTTTCTCCCATCTGAATTTTCTATTCTACTATTTCACTTTTATCCAGATGGCATTTTGATTAAACATTTGCCATATTTTCAGTGTCAAGCCAGAGATACTGAAGCGTGTTGGccaagcaatcacaactatccCTGAGAATTTCAAGCCTCACAGAGCGGTGAAGAAGATTTTTGAGCAGCGTGCTCAGATGATTGAGACTGGCGAAGGCATTGATTGGGCTGTTGGAGAAGCGCTTGCTTTTGCTACCCTTATAGTGGAAGGTAACCATGTAAGGTTGAGTGGCCAGGATGTTGAAAGGGGTACATTCAGTCATAGGCATGCTGTCATTCATGATCAGGAGACTGGACAACAGTACTGTCCTTTGGACCATCTCATCATGAATCAAGATGAAGAATTGTTTACTGTAAGCAACAGGTATgtgcattttaattttaatattccCATCTGCGTTGAGGTTGAAtgattttttctaaatattttgcatattttttctttcacaAAATATCTTCTGATCAAAATGTTTTAGGGTGGGGTTTTTGCCATTGTGTATATCCTGGTCTGTGTTTTTCTAAATGATAAAGGTTCTTATGAAGAGATAATCCTTGTGTAATGATTTTGTAAGTTTGTATAATAAGTAGAGGGAATGATTTTGCAAGTTTCTATAGTAATCAGTCTTGAAATTGTAGGCTagctatttattatatatatatatatatatatatatatttattttattttctcattgatagatttatttttttgtgttttattctttctttttttatttcattgtttttgctttcaatatatatgttatatgtgtgtgtgtgtaattgTTTGTCTTTGAGTTTTGTGATTTTATGTCTTGcttctattatttttcacttttctgATAAACACAACTCTGTTATGTTTATCATAGTCTGTATACATTGAGAAACATTGATTAGTTTACTATACCTTCATGTGTCACCCTGACTCCTGCTCTGCTCATTGTCCCTTCTTTTCTTGGCACAACCTCATATGCCTTCATTGGTGCAATCCTCTTTAATCCTCTGGCTGGATTTTCCTATATTTTCAATTGTTGTTTTTCCACAATTTAAACTATAGTCATATATAAAGACAACTAAAGTGgtggttttgtttttcttctctttttcttcttgcagCTCTCTTTCAGAGTTTGGTGTACTTGGATTTGAATTGGGTTACTCTATGGAGAATCCTAATTCATTGGTACTTTGGGAAGCTCAGTTTGGTGATTTTGCTAATGGTGCTCAAGTCATATTTGATCAATTCGTGAGTAGTGGAGAGTCAAAGTGGCTTCGCCAAACAGGGCTTGTTGTTTTACTTCCTCATGGCTATGATGGTCAAGGTCCGGAACATTCAAGTGCACGATTAGAGCGTTTCCTTCAGGTAACTTATGTCAACTGCTCGCCCTTTTGTTTCAACCACCTGCAGTATTGTCTGTTATACATTTTTCTAATCCAATTGTCAATGTTTGCTTTTTTAACTACTTTTGCTTTTCCGGATCCAAAGAAGCCAATccaaatgtttaaaaaaaaaacactcagcTAACTCCAATAGTGCTTCTGTGCCGAAAAAAGCTTATCCAAATGAGACCTCAGTCTTGCATATTTATTGTGATATATAGCTGACTCTAATCATTCTTGTcaatttgccttttttttttatgttactcttgCAGATGAGTGATGATAACCCTTTTGTCATCCCTGAGATGGATCCAACTTTGCGGAAGCAGATCCAAGAATGCAATTGGCAAGTAGTCAATGTCACGACTCCAGCAAATTACTTCCATGTCCTGCGGCGTCAGGTTAGTCGACATTGTGTGCATATTGGCTCCCAGTACTTCTGTGATTCTTGGATTTTGCTCAAATATGGTTTTCTATCCAGATACACAGGGAATTCCGGAAGCCTCTAATTGTTATGGCTCCCAAGAATCTGCTGCGGCACAAGGACTGCAAATCAAATCTTTCCGAATTTGATGATGTTGTAGGCCACCTAGGATTTGATAAGCAAGGAACACGTTTCAAACGCCTAATTAAAGATCAGAATGACCACAAAGATCTCGAGGAGGGTATTAATCGTCTGATTTTGTGTTCCGGGAAGGTAAGCATTTTCTCTGTGTTCATATTCTCTCATTGGTTCAGTTTGATGGAAATAATAGTTCTTCCATCAGAATCCCTGTGGAAAATCTGTAACTGACTTCTGCCTTACAGGTTTATTATGAACTTGATGAAGCAAGGAAGAAAACCGAGCGCAAGGATGTTGCAATATGTAGAGTTGAACAACTTTGCCCATTCCCCTACGACCTTATCCAGCGAGAGTTGAAGCGATATCCAAGTACGAAAAATTAGGCCTACaacttgttttaatttcaattagctgcacacacacacacacacacacacacacgtctGCTGGTAGATTGGAATGCCCTGATGTAGGAATCTCTTGAGTGCCTTCTACACtaataaacacacacatacacaagtcTGCTGGTAGATTAGAGTACCCTGATGTAGGATTCTCTTGAGTGCCTTCTTCACTAATGATTTTGGAAATTATTGCTTGAAACTATCTATTACACCCTTTATCATGCTAATTCAGGAAGAAACTGCAAATTATAGATcaaattatttagatttttgaGATATTTATAGCTAATGCAAGCCTTGGTGACCATTCTCCTTGGCCGATGAAATTTCATCTAACTTGAGTGTCATTTATTCCCATACTTCAGATTCCGAGATTGTTTGGTGCCAGGAAGAGCCTATGAACATGGGCGGATACACTTATATAAGCCCCCGTCTATGCACAGCAATGAAGGCCCTTGGCAGAGGAACAATGGACGACATCAAATACGTTGGTCGGCCACCGTCAGCTGCCACCGCCACCGGTTTCTATTCTGTTCATGTTCAGGAGCAGACCGAGCTTGTCCAAAAGGCATTGCAACGAGAACCGATCCAGTTCTAATTCGACACTTGattgtatgtatgtatgcatcaTTGCTTTATAAATAAGTTTAGGACAAGAACATATATTGCCACCTTCTTCATTCTCATGCATGGTTGAGGTAGTTCAACCCTTAGAAAtgttatttccaaaattttaagTGTGTTGTTACCACTTATGATGCAGCAGCAAATAATACCTGTGCATGCATGCGATGTgaacttgtttgattttttttttttctttgtttgagaCAATATTTTTGTAACTATATGATGCAATTCAGTTCAACGAGGGTGGCATGCAACTTGGTTCATTCGGTagaagataattatatatatatatattgcaaaataTCATCTATAGACGAAATATATGGATATTCAATTATCAGCCGTTGGATTCGATATTGATGAACGGTAGAGTTGTATATCAAACTGcttgaaacaataattattgtatttattactGTATTTAATTTctgtttattaatattagttGTTGGATCGAGATCTAATGACTGATAATAGACGTTTATAAATgaatggctatatatatataaagtgtttAATTTGGGAGGATTAGAAATAGAATCTcaacttttttataattaaaataaaaacatagatatttatatatgagTGTGGCAATTGTGTTTTGATgtatgttcttaatttttttatatatgagaTGTTTAtcgtttatttataaaataaaataaaataaaaatattctctCTTAtcgtttatttataaaataaaataaaataaaaatattctcttGTGAATGTAATGTGCATAAATATAACTATCggcttagaatttttttttttcatatttatagaTTAGACCTAAAGCTGCCATCTgaacttataaataaaatttgtgcATGTATCTCATGTTGTTATTTTATCTTCTGAAagttgtcaatatatatatactccttccgttcttttttagttgtcacattttAGAGTTCTTCCATGTTCAtgtttacttgtcacattagaaattttgtgcagtattaaataattttttaaaatttatcttttaatttaatgtacttgtataattttcaatatatcaaaatcaactaagtattaaattatattctccaTTAGTTGGATTTTAAATAGGGATGATTTTGAAAtgtaatagattttttttataaaatataggtaatcaattaattttaacaacttttttttaatcggtgtgaattagttaaatgtgATAACTAAAAAGGAAACGGATGGAGTATATATTTGTTTCACGATCACTGAGTATGAAGCCAATGTTTATTGTGAGGGTTTTATGGAATGGGAACAAAATACTATTCATAGGTTgctattgatgaatatatattaacattaacAGATAACAATATATGTGGCGTATTATTACAACATAATAATTTATAACAGGTTAACATATTAATTATGTGGTGTAAAAAGATGTCAAAATATTGGACGAGcacaaaatcaaaaaattaatattcatacttttttttattttttttttttttcttcatatcaTATTTAGGCTTTTTGAATGACAAGTATCATAAAGAAGAACTATCACACAGAGGCTGTTATTAacaatttttacttttatactATTAATGtatgttaatatataaaaaattaatagtatgtattatactatattatatattaaaaaaaaaaaaatctatttattgattattgttcaaaataatattaaaaaataatataaatatcgTTTTTTACTAAAGCAACAAGCGATACATACACCAGAAACGTGTGTATGAACCAAGAATTGACCATCCATCGTGTGCATCCTTAATCAGGGACTAGAAGTTTGGGTTACTTGCTCATACTCACAATCGTCAATAGATGACAACTAATGAttccaataaattttaaatttgagatCTTTGAACCACTCACCCTTGTTTTTCACATAAACCAAGTACCGCTACGTTATAAGCCCcttgttataaaaatatttttattaataagtatattatatatatatatatatcatattatattatatattaaaataaaaaaacaacaaatctattactccctccgttcttttttatctgttataAATATCTGAATCTCACATatcaataaatttagttatttcacaaatttttataaaaagtttgttctcttttcaaaattactcaTAATTTATACCTTCACATtcctctctcatatttaatttcaaaaaaaaaattgaataaagtgtttaggataattttagaaaaaaaataataaatgcttttggatattagaaaataacaaataaaaaaaatatgagtttaAGACAGATAAAAAGTAACGGAGGAGTATTAATTTTATTGGTAAaagttaataaaaacaaaattataatataatatatattataccaTATATTCGTATGTATTGAGAGGGAAAGTGGTATGGACCACACTGAATGcgcaaaaaaaacaaaca from Dioscorea cayenensis subsp. rotundata cultivar TDr96_F1 chromosome 9, TDr96_F1_v2_PseudoChromosome.rev07_lg8_w22 25.fasta, whole genome shotgun sequence includes these protein-coding regions:
- the LOC120268823 gene encoding LOW QUALITY PROTEIN: 2-oxoglutarate dehydrogenase, mitochondrial-like (The sequence of the model RefSeq protein was modified relative to this genomic sequence to represent the inferred CDS: deleted 4 bases in 4 codons), producing the protein MVWFRAMAASAVARSALRRTLAQRPHRSTAVRPFHSTVLRRNAAPVPRPVPLSRLTDSFLDGTSSVYLEELQRAWEADPNSVDESWDNFFRNFVGQAATSPGISGQTIQESMRLLLLVRAYQVNGHMKAKLDPLGLEQREIPDDLDLASYGFTEADLDREFFLGVWRMSGFLSENRPVQTLREILTRLEQAYCGSIGYEYMHIPDRDKCNWLRDKIETVKPRSYSLDRREVILDRLIWSTQFENFLATKWTAAKRFGLEGAETLIPGMKEMFDRAADLGVETIVIGMSHRGRLNVLGNVVRKPLRQIFSEFSGGTKPVDEVGLYTGTGDVKYHLGTSYDRPTRGGNRIHLSLVANPSHLEAVDPVVVGKTRAKQFYSNDTERTRNVGVLIHGDGSFAGQGVVYETLHLSALPNYTTGGTIHMVVNNQVAFTTDPRAGRSSQYCTDVAKALNAPIFHVNGDDVEAVVHVCELAAEWRQTFHSDVVVDIVCYRRFGHNEIDEPSFTQPKMYQIIRNHPKALDIYQEKLLESGQISKEDIERINKKVDTILNEEFINSKDYVPRRRDWLSAYWAGFKSPEQISRIRNTGVKPEILKRVGQAITTIPENFKPHRAVKKIFEQRAQMIETGEGIDWAVGEALAFATLIVEGNHVRLSGQDVERGTFSHRHAVIHDQETGQQYCPLDHLIMNQDEELFTVSNSSLSEFGVLGFELGYSMENPNSLVLWEAQFGDFANGAQVIFDQFVSSGESKWLRQTGLVVLLPHGYDGQGPEHSSARLERFLQMSDDNPFVIPEMDPTLRKQIQECNWQVVNVTTPANYFHVLRRQIHREFRKPLIVMAPKNLLRHKDCKSNLSEFDDVVGHLGFDKQGTRFKRLIKDQNDHKDLEEGINRLILCSGKVYYELDEARKKTERKDVAICRVEQLCPFPYDLIQRELKRYPNSEIVWCQEEPMNMGGYTYISPRLCTAMKALGRGTMDDIKYVGRPPSAATATGFYSVHVQEQTELVQKALQREPIQF